One Methylobacterium oryzae DNA window includes the following coding sequences:
- a CDS encoding helix-turn-helix transcriptional regulator: MSGVRPDLFARLHDDLESGFREDLEEAVIDPARWPDLAERVVRASGSEGALLLRSDRTGLESLCTASLADASRRYFDEGWHRDDHRLRGIPLMRTRGIAVDQDFTTPEEIARLPFYQDLLASRGLRWFAGIGFSVKGRLWCLSLQRTVEQGPYELHEQRRLATLSPLLQRAGLLTSMVERARLAGLTQAFELIDRAALILDADGRALRWNDAFGALLGRDLKLSGGRLTAEDPEAARQLEALARPSGRPPISAVVAARRDGPPLVIHVVPLVGPSRGLFAGASTLLLGSVPGAPAAPATAILQAAYRLTPAEARLAQALSSGISLAEAASRFAITAATARSQLKAIFAKTGATRQSDLVRLVAGLAR, from the coding sequence ATGTCGGGCGTGAGGCCGGATCTCTTCGCCCGCCTGCACGACGACCTGGAGTCCGGCTTCCGGGAGGACCTCGAGGAGGCCGTGATCGATCCCGCGCGCTGGCCTGACTTGGCCGAGCGCGTCGTGCGGGCGTCCGGCAGCGAGGGCGCCCTCCTTCTGCGCTCCGACCGGACCGGCCTCGAATCGCTCTGCACCGCCTCCCTCGCCGACGCCTCGCGCCGCTACTTCGACGAGGGCTGGCACCGCGACGACCATCGCCTCCGCGGCATCCCGCTCATGCGGACGCGCGGGATCGCGGTCGATCAGGACTTCACCACGCCGGAGGAGATCGCGCGCCTGCCCTTCTACCAGGACCTGCTGGCCTCCCGCGGCCTGCGCTGGTTCGCCGGGATCGGCTTCTCCGTGAAGGGACGCCTGTGGTGCCTCTCCCTGCAGCGGACCGTGGAGCAGGGACCGTACGAGCTGCACGAGCAGCGGCGCCTCGCGACCCTGTCGCCGCTCCTGCAGCGCGCGGGCCTGCTGACGTCGATGGTCGAGCGGGCCCGGCTCGCGGGGCTGACGCAGGCCTTCGAGCTGATCGACCGCGCCGCCCTGATTCTCGACGCCGACGGACGGGCGCTCCGCTGGAACGACGCGTTCGGCGCCCTCCTCGGGCGCGACCTGAAGCTCTCGGGCGGCCGCCTCACCGCGGAGGATCCGGAGGCGGCGCGGCAGCTCGAAGCCCTGGCGCGGCCCTCCGGCCGCCCGCCGATCTCGGCGGTCGTCGCGGCGCGACGGGACGGGCCGCCGCTCGTGATCCACGTCGTGCCGCTGGTCGGGCCGAGCCGCGGCCTGTTCGCCGGGGCGAGCACGCTGCTCCTCGGGAGCGTGCCCGGGGCCCCGGCCGCGCCCGCGACCGCGATCCTCCAGGCGGCCTATCGGCTGACCCCGGCGGAGGCGCGCCTCGCCCAGGCGCTGTCGAGCGGGATCTCGCTGGCCGAAGCCGCTTCGCGATTCGCGATCACCGCGGCGACCGCGCGCTCGCAGCTGAAGGCGATCTTCGCCAAGACCGGAGCGACGCGCCAGTCGGATCTCGTGCGGCTCGTGGCCGGGCTCGCGCGCTGA